In the Malania oleifera isolate guangnan ecotype guangnan chromosome 1, ASM2987363v1, whole genome shotgun sequence genome, one interval contains:
- the LOC131156726 gene encoding NADH-ubiquinone oxidoreductase 20.9 kDa subunit: protein MNTDITASAKPEYPVLDRNPPFTKVVGNFSTLDYLRFVTITGVSVTVGYLSGIKPNIRGPSMVTGGLIGLMGGFMYAYQNSAGRIMGFFPNDYEVARYKK, encoded by the exons ATGAACACAGACATCACCGCCTCGGCGAAGCCCGAGTACCCGGTCTTAGATCGCAACCCTCCATTCACCAAGGTCGTCGGCAACTTCAGCACCCTTGATTACCTCCGATTCGTCACCATCACCGGCGTCTCCGTCACCGTCGGCTACctctccg GGATAAAGCCTAACATTAGGGGACCATCGATGGTGACTGGGGGTCTGATAGGGCTCATGGGTGGCTTCATGTACGCTTACCAGAACTCGGCCGGGAGGATCATGGGGTTCTTCCCCAACGACTACGAGGTAGCTCGGTACAAGAAATAG